In Candidatus Contubernalis alkalaceticus, the following proteins share a genomic window:
- the dnaJ gene encoding molecular chaperone DnaJ produces MASKQDYYEVLGLNRDASADEIKKAYRKFARKYHPDFNAGDEESAKKFKEVKEAYDVLADSQKRAHYDQFGHVDPNQGQGFDFSGSGFGGGFEDIFDSFFGGGFRPRRSGGPQRGSDLRYDMEVSFEEAAFGKTVNIKVPRMETCNRCDGSGAEPGTSPDTCPECKGSGEIRYAQNTAFGRFINVRACSRCQGEGRIITDPCTDCSGAGRVRKSKKIEVKIPAGVERGTRLRVSGEGEAGVKGGPPGDLYVILDVAAHEIFQRRGDNIYCEIPISFVMASLGGEIMVPTLEGKAKLRIPDGTKSGTFFKIKGKGIPRLRGMGRGDQHVKVVVDVPAKLTAKQKELLKQFAKESGEDLSTLNHKGIFDKVKDAFGGSKA; encoded by the coding sequence ATGGCCAGTAAGCAGGATTATTATGAAGTGTTGGGGTTAAACAGAGATGCCTCAGCAGATGAAATAAAAAAAGCGTATCGTAAATTTGCCCGAAAATATCATCCGGATTTTAATGCTGGGGATGAAGAATCGGCAAAAAAGTTTAAAGAAGTAAAGGAAGCCTATGATGTCCTGGCTGACTCTCAGAAGCGGGCCCACTACGACCAGTTTGGTCACGTGGATCCCAATCAGGGTCAGGGGTTTGATTTTTCCGGTTCAGGCTTTGGGGGCGGATTTGAAGATATTTTTGATAGTTTTTTTGGCGGGGGATTTCGCCCCCGCCGGTCCGGTGGGCCTCAGAGAGGTTCTGACCTCCGGTATGACATGGAGGTCAGCTTTGAAGAAGCGGCCTTTGGAAAGACCGTAAATATAAAGGTCCCCAGGATGGAGACCTGTAACCGCTGTGACGGCAGTGGGGCAGAGCCCGGGACTTCTCCGGATACTTGTCCTGAGTGTAAGGGCAGCGGAGAAATAAGATATGCGCAAAATACTGCCTTTGGCCGGTTTATTAATGTGAGGGCCTGCAGCCGCTGTCAGGGGGAGGGTAGGATTATTACTGATCCCTGTACTGACTGCAGTGGGGCAGGAAGGGTAAGAAAAAGCAAAAAAATTGAAGTTAAAATTCCGGCGGGGGTAGAACGGGGAACCCGGCTCAGGGTTTCAGGAGAAGGTGAAGCCGGAGTTAAGGGAGGCCCTCCCGGGGATCTTTATGTGATTCTTGATGTGGCTGCCCATGAAATATTCCAGCGCCGGGGGGATAATATTTATTGTGAGATTCCCATCAGTTTCGTAATGGCCTCCCTGGGAGGAGAAATCATGGTTCCTACGTTGGAGGGAAAAGCAAAGCTTAGAATACCCGATGGCACAAAATCCGGGACATTCTTTAAAATTAAAGGCAAGGGGATTCCCCGCCTCAGGGGTATGGGACGGGGGGATCAGCACGTAAAAGTGGTGGTGGATGTTCCCGCAAAACTCACGGCAAAACAAAAAGAACTCCTTAAGCAGTTTGCAAAAGAAAGTGGTGAAGACCTTTCCACTTTAAATCATAAAGGAATATTTGATAAAGTGAAGGATGCATTTGGAGGAAGTAAAGCATGA